A genomic window from Purpureocillium takamizusanense chromosome 2, complete sequence includes:
- a CDS encoding uncharacterized protein (EggNog:ENOG503P15U~COG:L), translating to MHPDTQPSSDLQPQAARGATRTRRSQRELYGDQPTCKSSRAPKPNRKYGDDAHSVFASQLPANQHPEGCLTTFHSIFLAAVSKAARDHKLHRDDLVRLPRRYQDLSKHPMSAEFKEAMRSELRNLLQRGT from the coding sequence ATGCACCCGGACACTCAGCCGTCAAGTGATCTACAACCCCAAGCAGCTCGCGGCGCAACGCGcacccgccgcagccaacgGGAACTCTACGGTGACCAACCGACCTGCAAGAGCAGTCGGGCACCAAAGCCAAATCGGAAGTATGGCGATGACGCCCACAGTGTTTTCGCTAGCCAGCTTCCAGCAAACCAACACCCTGAGGGATGCCTCACCACTTTCCACAGCATCTTCCTAGCTGCCGTCTCAAAGGCGGCGCGAGACCATAAACTTCATCGGGATGACCTTGTACGACTGCCGAGGCGATATCAGGATCTAAGCAAGCACCCAATGAGCGCCGAGTTTAAAGAAGCCATGAGGAGCGAACTGAGAAACCTCCTTCAACGAGGCACCTGA
- a CDS encoding uncharacterized protein (COG:L~EggNog:ENOG503P5TX), with protein MSSVSELADASSAITNPSHPYDSDPQASTHSLAPSVEASPGHFRRKTSPIWLHCRIEEGRATPGAWVDPDGTRWWHCRPCFDKKKDKRYKYSGGSSTITNHLRKEHNIVISDKLEVTREMAKSRLGSIVAFLAGDGSNPTKKRKVTTEEDALDQGTLRELYCRYTVACSLPFSHVEQEPFRDLIRYILPAADDLLPRSADTIKNDLQRGYDVKKEPVKRALQNAVSSIHIVPTIGRHQIAWA; from the coding sequence ATGTCTTCGGTGTCGGAACTTGCGGATGCCAGTAGTGCTATTACCAACCCCAGCCACCCGTACGACTCCGACCCTCAGGCAAGCACACATTCTCTAGCACCATCAGTGGAAGCATCCCCCGGCCATTTTCGCCGCAAGACGTCCCCTATATGGCTCCATTGCCGGATAGAGGAAGGTAGAGCCACTCCGGGGGCTTGGGTCGATCCTGACGGCACGAGATGGTGGCACTGCCGGCCTTGCTtcgacaagaagaaggacaaaCGATACAAATACTCCGGCGGATCGTCCACTATCACCAATCACTTGCGAAAAGAACACAACATAGTGATCTCTGACAAGCTCGAGGTCACTCGAGAAATGGCGAAGAGCCGCCTTGGGAGTATCGTTGCCTTTTTGGCTGGAGACGGTTCCAATCCGACGAAGAAACGCAAAGTGACCACAGAAGAGGATGCGCTGGACCAAGGCACCCTACGCGAGTTGTACTGCCGCTATACAGTAGCTTGCAGCCTCCCGTTTTCTCATGTCGAACAGGAACCTTTCCGCGACCTGATCCGGTACATCCTCCCGGCGGCTGACGACCTTCTCCCGAGATCTGCCGACACGATCAAGAACGACCTTCAGCGGGGTTACGACGTCAAAAAAGAGCCCGTCAAGCGAGCCTTGCAAAATGCCGTTTCGTCGATACACATCGTTCCGACAATTGGACGTCACCAAATTGCCTGGGCGTGA
- a CDS encoding uncharacterized protein (EggNog:ENOG503PH7I), translating into MAATYHDQNTAVLGRKLLESQKYVGGDMFMMAFVQPAAVPNRFAYPDDHHVKGLNAETLAKIQLPGPPWLSAPEYAPFLRDAEPLSPYIFFSPNISLYNQQINASEWANQWFFMTGRVHSYHGPLS; encoded by the coding sequence ATGGCTGCCACTTACCATGATCAGAACACGGCCGTCCTCGGACGGAAACTCTTGGAAAGCCAGAAGTATGTCGGAGGAGACATGTTCATGATGGCCTTTGTTCAGCCTGCCGCTGTCCCAAACAGATTCGCCTACCCAGACGACCATCACGTGAAGGGACTCAACGCCGAAACCCTCGCCAAGATCCAACTTCCGGGCCCCCCGTGGCTGTCCGCGCCAGAGTACGCCCCTTTCCTACGAGACGCTGAACCCCTCTCGCCGTACATCTTCTTCAGCCCCAACATCTCCTTGTACAATCAGCAGATAAACGCGTCCGAGTGGGCAAACCAGTGGTTTTTCATGACCGGCCGTGTTCACTCGTACCACGGGCCTTTGTCGTGA